The Serpentinimonas maccroryi genome has a segment encoding these proteins:
- the yajC gene encoding preprotein translocase subunit YajC: protein MFISPAYAQAAAGDTTSTLVSLLPLVLMFVVLYFIMIRPQMKRTKEHKAMVAALAKGDEVVTAGGMLGRITKLGDDFVTLELTSGVEVQIQRSAVMQLMPKGTVQ, encoded by the coding sequence GTGTTTATTTCTCCCGCCTACGCCCAGGCCGCCGCCGGCGACACCACCAGCACCTTGGTCAGCCTGCTGCCGCTGGTGCTGATGTTCGTGGTGCTGTACTTCATCATGATCCGGCCGCAAATGAAGCGCACCAAAGAGCACAAAGCCATGGTCGCCGCGCTGGCCAAGGGCGACGAGGTCGTGACCGCCGGCGGCATGCTGGGCCGCATCACCAAACTGGGCGACGATTTCGTCACCTTGGAACTGACCAGCGGCGTCGAAGTCCAAATCCAGCGCAGCGCTGTGATGCAGTTGATGCCCAAGGGCACGGTTCAGTAA
- the secD gene encoding protein translocase subunit SecD: protein MNRYPLWKYVTIVVALLIALLYALPNLYGEAPGVQVSSGQHGVRIDAATLTRIEQALTERQISARSLVLQDQTIQALFDSAETQLQARDAIDRALNPDPAQPTHVAALNLVPQTPRWLQLFNAQPMYLGLDLRGGVHFLMQVDMPGALEQRAESLARDLRTTLREQNIRHTGISREGLAVTLRFRDEAALEAALPTLRENFADLSFERQLVDGQIKLIGTLSADASSAIQAKAIQQNILTLRNRINELGVAEPVIQQQGADRIVVQLPGVLDTARAKDILGRTATLQLRMVDESPAGRAAERGEGPVPLGSERHLDREGRAVITLREVVLTGENLTDAQAGFDGQTQEPAVHLSLDAAGSRIFRDVTRANVGNRMAILLFERGRGEVVTAPVIRTEIGGGRVQISGQMTSLEAQSVALLLRAGALAAPMEIIEERTVGPSLGAENIRMGFESVLYGFMVVLIFMVLYYRLFGAFSSIALTFNLVLLVSVLSMLQATLTLPGMAAMALALGMAIDSNVLINERIREELRRGASPQMAINNGYDSAWGTILDSNVTSLLAGLALLAFGSGPVRGFAVVHCLGILTSMFSSVFFSRGLVNAWYGRQKKLKSISVGTVFWEPPAAGPSKPGSPAAD from the coding sequence ATGAACCGATACCCGCTGTGGAAGTACGTCACCATCGTGGTGGCGCTGCTGATCGCCCTTTTGTACGCGCTGCCCAACCTGTACGGCGAAGCCCCGGGGGTGCAGGTTTCCTCTGGCCAGCACGGCGTGCGCATCGACGCCGCCACCCTGACGCGCATCGAGCAGGCGCTGACCGAGCGCCAGATCAGCGCCCGCTCGCTGGTGCTCCAAGACCAGACCATCCAGGCCTTGTTCGACAGCGCCGAAACCCAGTTGCAGGCGCGCGACGCCATCGACCGCGCCCTCAACCCCGACCCGGCCCAGCCCACGCACGTGGCGGCGCTGAATCTGGTGCCGCAAACCCCACGCTGGCTGCAGCTGTTCAACGCGCAACCCATGTACCTAGGCTTGGATTTGCGCGGCGGCGTGCATTTTCTGATGCAGGTTGACATGCCCGGGGCCCTCGAGCAGCGCGCCGAGTCGCTGGCGCGCGACCTGCGCACCACGCTGCGTGAGCAAAACATCCGCCACACCGGCATCAGCCGCGAAGGCCTGGCGGTGACCTTGCGCTTTCGCGACGAGGCGGCGCTGGAAGCGGCGCTGCCAACCCTGCGCGAAAACTTCGCCGACCTGAGCTTCGAGCGTCAGCTGGTCGATGGCCAGATCAAGCTGATCGGCACCCTGAGCGCCGATGCCAGCAGCGCCATCCAGGCCAAGGCGATCCAGCAAAACATCCTGACGCTGCGCAACCGCATCAACGAGCTTGGGGTGGCCGAGCCGGTGATTCAGCAGCAAGGGGCAGACCGGATCGTGGTGCAGCTGCCCGGTGTGCTCGACACCGCGCGCGCCAAAGACATCTTGGGCCGCACCGCCACGCTGCAGCTGCGCATGGTCGATGAAAGCCCGGCCGGGCGCGCCGCCGAACGCGGCGAGGGGCCGGTGCCGCTGGGCTCCGAGCGCCACCTCGACCGCGAGGGGCGCGCCGTGATCACGCTGCGCGAAGTCGTGCTCACCGGTGAAAACCTGACCGACGCCCAAGCCGGCTTCGATGGCCAGACGCAAGAGCCAGCGGTGCACCTGTCGCTCGACGCCGCCGGGTCGCGCATCTTCCGCGACGTCACGCGCGCCAACGTCGGCAACCGCATGGCGATTTTGCTGTTCGAGCGCGGCCGCGGCGAGGTCGTCACGGCGCCCGTGATCCGCACCGAGATCGGCGGCGGCCGGGTGCAGATCTCGGGTCAGATGACCTCGCTCGAGGCGCAGAGCGTGGCCTTGCTGCTGCGCGCGGGCGCGCTGGCGGCGCCGATGGAGATCATCGAGGAGCGCACCGTCGGCCCGAGCCTAGGGGCCGAGAACATCCGCATGGGCTTCGAGAGCGTGCTCTACGGCTTTATGGTGGTGCTCATTTTCATGGTGCTCTATTACCGCCTGTTCGGCGCTTTCTCGAGCATCGCCCTGACCTTTAACCTGGTGCTGCTGGTCTCGGTGCTGTCGATGCTGCAAGCCACCCTGACGCTGCCCGGCATGGCGGCGATGGCGCTGGCCTTGGGCATGGCGATCGACTCCAACGTGCTCATCAACGAGCGCATCCGCGAAGAGCTGCGCCGCGGCGCCTCGCCACAGATGGCGATCAACAACGGCTACGACAGCGCCTGGGGCACCATTTTGGACTCCAACGTCACCTCGCTGCTCGCCGGGCTGGCGCTGCTGGCCTTTGGCTCCGGTCCGGTGCGCGGCTTTGCGGTGGTGCACTGCCTCGGCATCCTGACGAGCATGTTCTCGTCGGTGTTTTTCTCGCGCGGACTGGTCAATGCCTGGTACGGGCGGCAGAAAAAACTGAAATCCATCTCGGTGGGTACGGTCTTCTGGGAGCCGCCCGCAGCGGGCCCGTCCAAACCCGGCTCCCCAGCCGCCGACTGA
- the secF gene encoding protein translocase subunit SecF — protein sequence MEFFRVKKDIPFMRHALLLNAISLTLFALAVFFLVTRGLNLSVEFTGGTVVEVAYQQPADLEVVRGALAGLGYEEVLVQHYGSAREVLMRLPPLPGVGAGEQSQSVLQALRAHDPTVELRRTEFVGPQVGQELVTDGMLALLFVIIGITVYLAFRFEWKFSIAAIVANLHDVVIILGFFAFFQWEFSLAVLAAVLAVLGYSVNESVVIFDRIRETFKRQRKMSTREVIDHAITSTMSRTIITHGTTEAMVISMLLFGGPVLHYFALALTIGILFGIYSSIFVATGVAMALGIKREDLIKPVAQTVENPDDPNAGAQI from the coding sequence ATGGAATTTTTCCGCGTCAAAAAAGACATCCCGTTCATGCGCCATGCGCTGCTGCTGAACGCGATCTCACTCACCCTGTTTGCGCTGGCGGTGTTTTTCTTGGTCACGCGCGGGCTCAACCTGTCGGTCGAGTTCACCGGCGGCACGGTGGTCGAAGTGGCCTACCAGCAGCCCGCCGACCTCGAGGTGGTGCGCGGTGCGCTCGCCGGCTTGGGCTACGAAGAGGTCTTGGTGCAGCACTACGGCAGCGCGCGCGAGGTGCTGATGCGCCTGCCGCCGTTGCCCGGCGTGGGCGCGGGTGAGCAAAGCCAGTCGGTGCTGCAGGCGCTGCGCGCACACGACCCCACCGTGGAGCTGCGCCGCACCGAATTCGTCGGGCCCCAGGTGGGGCAGGAACTGGTCACCGACGGCATGCTGGCGCTGCTGTTCGTGATCATCGGCATCACGGTCTATCTGGCCTTTCGCTTCGAGTGGAAGTTCTCGATCGCCGCCATCGTCGCCAACTTGCACGATGTGGTCATCATCCTCGGCTTTTTTGCCTTCTTTCAGTGGGAGTTCTCGCTCGCCGTGCTGGCCGCCGTACTGGCCGTGCTGGGTTACTCGGTCAACGAATCGGTGGTGATTTTCGACCGCATCCGCGAAACCTTCAAGCGCCAGCGCAAGATGAGCACGCGCGAGGTGATCGACCACGCCATCACCAGCACCATGAGCCGCACCATCATCACGCACGGCACCACCGAGGCGATGGTGATCTCGATGCTGCTGTTTGGTGGCCCGGTGCTGCACTACTTTGCGCTCGCGCTGACCATCGGCATTTTGTTCGGCATCTACTCGTCGATCTTTGTGGCCACCGGCGTGGCCATGGCGCTGGGCATCAAGCGCGAGGATTTGATCAAGCCCGTGGCGCAGACGGTGGAAAACCCGGACGACCCGAACGCCGGGGCGCAAATTTAA
- the dprA gene encoding DNA-processing protein DprA codes for MPAKPAADPDATDTTAELAAWLRLTTTAGVGAATARKLLAALGSPQAVFAAEAQALQVLVGERLAVALQSPPVHGSRVLEQTLAWLAGAPNRYCLGLGHPHYPAALLQIPDPPVLLYVQGQLSALAQPCTLAVVGSRNPTPQGASNAHAFAQQLGAQGFCIVSGLALGVDGAAHLGALEAGAPTVAVVGTGLDRVYPRQHLELARRIAEHGALLSEYPLGTPPLAPHFPQRNRLIAGLSLGTLVVEAALESGSLITAELAAQYGREVFAIPGSIHAPQSRGCHALLRQGAKLVETVQDVLDELRPQRIPTQPTQGVLALGAREPAKPTAPAGAARAGKAAPGTAGQPVEAENALLQALGYDPVGLDALQARCGLPTAELQAQLLELELCGVVRRLPGGLFQRQALA; via the coding sequence ATGCCTGCCAAACCCGCAGCCGATCCAGATGCCACAGACACGACTGCCGAACTGGCCGCTTGGCTGCGCCTGACCACCACTGCCGGTGTGGGTGCGGCCACGGCGCGCAAGCTGCTGGCGGCCTTGGGCTCGCCCCAAGCGGTGTTTGCGGCCGAGGCGCAAGCGCTGCAGGTGCTGGTGGGCGAACGGCTGGCCGTCGCCTTGCAAAGCCCGCCGGTGCATGGCAGCCGTGTGCTGGAGCAAACCTTGGCTTGGCTGGCCGGCGCGCCCAACCGCTACTGCCTCGGTTTGGGGCACCCGCACTACCCGGCGGCGCTGCTGCAAATCCCCGACCCTCCGGTGCTGCTCTATGTGCAAGGCCAATTGAGCGCGCTGGCGCAGCCCTGCACCCTGGCCGTGGTCGGCAGCCGCAATCCCACCCCGCAGGGCGCCAGCAATGCCCATGCTTTTGCCCAGCAGCTGGGCGCGCAAGGGTTTTGTATCGTCTCTGGGCTGGCGCTGGGTGTGGACGGCGCAGCGCACTTGGGCGCGCTCGAAGCCGGTGCACCCACGGTGGCGGTGGTGGGCACCGGGCTGGACCGGGTCTATCCGCGGCAGCACCTCGAGCTGGCGCGGCGCATCGCCGAGCACGGTGCGCTGCTGAGCGAGTACCCGCTGGGCACGCCGCCGCTGGCGCCCCATTTTCCGCAGCGCAACCGCCTGATTGCGGGCTTAAGCTTGGGCACGCTGGTGGTGGAGGCGGCGCTCGAGTCGGGCTCGCTCATCACCGCCGAACTGGCGGCGCAGTACGGCCGCGAGGTGTTTGCCATTCCGGGCTCAATCCACGCGCCGCAATCGCGTGGCTGCCACGCCCTGCTCCGCCAAGGGGCCAAACTGGTCGAGACGGTGCAAGACGTGCTCGACGAACTGCGGCCGCAGCGCATCCCGACCCAACCCACGCAGGGCGTATTGGCCTTGGGCGCGCGCGAGCCAGCAAAGCCCACAGCGCCAGCCGGCGCAGCTAGGGCGGGCAAAGCGGCGCCGGGAACTGCGGGGCAGCCGGTCGAGGCCGAAAACGCGCTCTTGCAAGCTCTGGGCTACGACCCAGTCGGGCTCGACGCCCTGCAGGCGCGCTGCGGCTTGCCCACGGCCGAGCTGCAAGCGCAGTTGCTCGAACTCGAGCTGTGCGGGGTGGTCAGGCGCCTGCCCGGCGGCCTGTTTCAGCGCCAAGCGCTGGCTTGA
- a CDS encoding LysM peptidoglycan-binding domain-containing protein: MQTTPAPAALHRTVNCSRTVPALALLLASAWAGAQTFPNLPISPAQRDTAQQVAQAGVPLSALAPNAPERHTVRRGDTLWDISALFLRQPWRWPELWGMNLEQIRNPHLIFPGQVLVLTRVGDRAFLAIDAGAAPPTVRLSPRIRAEALGEAALPAIPAQVIAPFLNDSLLLSADTHARAPRIVAALEGRTLLSQGDRAYARGQFGALDALEGAPLLLTEPNPVQRIYRNAEPLIDPDNGEKLGYEAQLIGTAQLLGSETVRMHTRADGQTEQRVQPATIDITAALTEIRIGDRLVPTPAQTTPTSYVPRAPQMQLAGRIVRTHAHAQRLAGQHQVVVLNRGSRDGLEVGHVLALQRNAAPVVDRTDSARATLQLPVERNGLMMVFRTFDRVSYALVLQVSDAVRNGDHFATP, encoded by the coding sequence ATGCAAACCACACCTGCACCTGCCGCTTTACATCGCACCGTCAACTGCAGCCGGACCGTGCCCGCGCTTGCCTTGCTGCTGGCCAGTGCGTGGGCAGGCGCGCAAACTTTTCCCAACCTGCCCATCAGCCCGGCCCAGCGCGACACCGCGCAGCAAGTGGCCCAAGCCGGGGTGCCGCTGTCGGCGTTGGCGCCCAATGCGCCCGAGCGCCACACCGTGCGCCGCGGCGACACGTTGTGGGACATCTCGGCCCTGTTTTTGCGCCAGCCCTGGCGCTGGCCCGAACTGTGGGGCATGAACCTCGAGCAAATTCGCAACCCACACCTGATTTTTCCCGGTCAGGTGCTGGTGCTCACGCGCGTGGGCGACCGCGCCTTCTTGGCCATCGACGCCGGCGCAGCGCCGCCTACGGTGCGTTTGTCGCCTCGGATTCGTGCCGAGGCTTTGGGCGAGGCCGCCCTGCCCGCCATTCCCGCGCAGGTGATCGCTCCGTTCCTCAACGACTCGCTGCTCTTGAGTGCGGACACCCACGCCCGCGCTCCGCGCATCGTAGCCGCCCTAGAGGGCCGTACCCTGCTCAGCCAGGGCGATCGGGCCTACGCCCGGGGACAGTTTGGTGCGCTCGACGCGCTCGAGGGCGCGCCGTTGTTGCTCACCGAGCCCAACCCGGTGCAACGCATCTACCGCAACGCCGAGCCCCTGATCGATCCCGATAACGGTGAAAAACTGGGTTACGAAGCGCAACTCATCGGTACGGCGCAGCTGCTGGGCAGCGAAACCGTGCGCATGCACACGCGTGCCGATGGCCAGACCGAACAACGGGTGCAACCGGCCACGATCGACATCACCGCCGCCCTGACCGAAATCCGCATCGGCGACCGGCTGGTACCCACACCAGCGCAGACCACCCCCACCAGCTACGTGCCCCGTGCACCACAGATGCAGCTGGCTGGGCGCATTGTGCGCACCCACGCCCACGCGCAGCGCTTGGCCGGCCAACACCAAGTGGTGGTGCTCAACCGCGGTAGCCGCGATGGGCTTGAGGTGGGCCACGTGCTGGCCCTGCAGCGCAACGCCGCGCCCGTGGTCGACCGCACCGACAGCGCACGCGCCACGCTGCAGCTGCCGGTCGAGCGCAACGGCCTGATGATGGTGTTTCGCACCTTCGACCGCGTCTCCTATGCGCTGGTGTTGCAGGTGAGCGATGCGGTGCGCAACGGCGACCATTTCGCAACGCCCTGA
- the def gene encoding peptide deformylase, producing MNPAELLPILKYPDPRLLRVAQPVAAVDERVRTLLERMFATMYEANGIGLAATQVDVHERVIVIDVSEARDQPLVLINPELLWASPETRKGDEGCLSVPGVYDGVERALAVRVRALDAHGHSRELEAEGLLAVCIQHEMDHLQGKVFVEYLSLLKRTRIKAKLLKAGRDGEGEAERPSARTGRRAVPL from the coding sequence ATGAACCCAGCCGAACTTTTACCCATCCTCAAGTACCCCGACCCACGGCTGCTGCGCGTGGCGCAGCCGGTGGCGGCGGTGGACGAGCGCGTGCGCACCCTGCTCGAGCGCATGTTTGCCACCATGTACGAGGCCAACGGCATCGGGCTGGCCGCCACCCAAGTGGATGTGCACGAGCGCGTCATTGTCATCGACGTGAGCGAGGCGCGCGACCAGCCGCTGGTGCTGATCAACCCCGAGCTGCTATGGGCCAGCCCCGAAACCCGCAAGGGCGACGAAGGCTGCCTGTCGGTGCCGGGCGTGTACGACGGCGTCGAGCGCGCGCTGGCGGTGCGCGTACGCGCGCTCGACGCCCACGGGCACAGCCGCGAGCTCGAGGCTGAGGGGCTGCTGGCGGTGTGCATCCAGCACGAGATGGACCATTTGCAGGGCAAGGTGTTTGTCGAATACCTGTCGCTGCTCAAGCGCACCCGCATCAAGGCCAAGCTGCTCAAAGCCGGGCGCGACGGCGAAGGCGAAGCCGAGCGCCCCAGCGCACGCACGGGCCGCCGTGCGGTGCCGCTCTGA
- the fmt gene encoding methionyl-tRNA formyltransferase: MRVLFAGTPEFAALALRAVLAAGYEVPLVLTQPDRPAGRGLKPQASAVKQVALAHGLALAQPRSLRLDGKYPDDAAQARSAMQQAAADVAVVAAYGLLLPPWVLALPRLGCLNIHASLLPRWRGAAPIQRALEAGDAESGITIMQMDAGLDTGPMLLRQALPITAHDTAASLHDRLAQLGAQLVLQALQQAEAGRLQPQPQPEVGVSYAHKIDKAEALIDWRHEAAQIARRVRAFDPAPGASTLLGGATLKVWGAHALPTAPTGPQAAAPGTVLAADASGVQVQTGAGVLVLTELQRAGGKRLAAAPFLAGHALAVGTVLGGAGGAG, translated from the coding sequence ATGCGTGTGTTGTTTGCCGGTACGCCGGAATTTGCCGCGCTGGCCTTGCGCGCCGTGCTGGCCGCCGGGTATGAGGTGCCGCTGGTGCTCACGCAACCCGACCGCCCGGCCGGGCGTGGCCTCAAACCCCAGGCCTCGGCCGTTAAGCAGGTGGCGCTGGCACACGGCTTGGCGCTGGCGCAGCCGCGCAGCTTGCGGCTGGACGGCAAATACCCCGATGACGCCGCGCAGGCGCGCAGCGCCATGCAACAAGCCGCGGCCGACGTGGCGGTGGTGGCCGCCTATGGGCTGCTGCTGCCGCCCTGGGTGCTGGCGCTGCCGCGTCTGGGCTGCCTGAACATCCACGCTTCGCTGCTGCCGCGCTGGCGTGGTGCCGCCCCGATTCAGCGCGCGCTCGAAGCCGGCGACGCCGAGAGCGGCATCACCATCATGCAGATGGACGCCGGGCTCGACACCGGCCCCATGCTGCTGCGCCAGGCGCTGCCGATCACCGCCCACGACACCGCGGCCAGCCTGCACGACCGGCTGGCGCAGCTGGGCGCGCAGCTGGTGCTGCAAGCCTTGCAGCAGGCCGAGGCCGGCCGCTTGCAGCCGCAGCCGCAGCCCGAAGTGGGCGTGAGCTACGCGCACAAAATCGACAAGGCCGAAGCCCTGATCGACTGGCGGCACGAGGCAGCACAGATCGCGCGCCGGGTGCGCGCCTTCGATCCGGCGCCCGGGGCCAGCACCCTGCTCGGGGGCGCCACGCTCAAGGTCTGGGGCGCGCACGCGCTGCCAACGGCCCCGACCGGCCCCCAAGCGGCCGCACCCGGCACCGTGCTGGCCGCCGACGCCAGCGGCGTGCAGGTGCAGACCGGCGCCGGCGTGCTGGTGCTGACCGAACTGCAACGCGCCGGCGGCAAGCGCTTGGCGGCGGCCCCTTTTCTGGCCGGGCACGCGCTGGCGGTGGGCACCGTGCTGGGCGGCGCTGGCGGCGCTGGCTGA
- a CDS encoding AzlC family ABC transporter permease, translated as MFWRTDIRRWPEFAEGVREQTTVTAGVAAWGLMTGVAMVAAGLSQLEAVLMTLLVFAGSAQLAVLPLLTAGAPLWVVLAAAFCVNLRFVVFSAHLRPYMMHQPLRQRLVTGYLTGDMSYVFFVRRYHAVGATLEAKQRQMAYLAGHCCVNYFSWMGASLLGVALAHTIPVAWGLGFAGILALIGVGCSLATSTLRVVAAGVAGAAAVAAFALPLKLHIVVAIAVAVAFCLLIEAHGPRALRPQPPIPPNPPSAP; from the coding sequence ATGTTCTGGCGCACCGACATCCGCCGCTGGCCCGAGTTCGCTGAGGGCGTGCGCGAGCAGACCACCGTCACCGCCGGGGTCGCGGCCTGGGGGCTGATGACCGGGGTGGCAATGGTGGCGGCGGGCCTGAGCCAGCTCGAGGCGGTGCTGATGACGCTGCTGGTGTTTGCCGGCAGCGCCCAGTTGGCGGTGCTGCCGCTGCTCACGGCGGGCGCGCCGCTGTGGGTGGTGCTGGCGGCGGCGTTTTGCGTCAATTTGCGCTTCGTGGTGTTTTCGGCCCATTTGCGGCCCTACATGATGCACCAGCCGCTGCGCCAGCGCCTGGTCACCGGCTACCTGACGGGCGATATGAGCTATGTGTTTTTTGTGCGCCGCTACCACGCCGTCGGCGCCACGCTCGAAGCCAAACAGCGCCAGATGGCCTACTTGGCCGGCCACTGCTGCGTCAATTACTTCAGCTGGATGGGCGCCAGTTTGCTCGGGGTGGCGCTGGCGCACACCATACCGGTGGCTTGGGGGTTGGGCTTTGCCGGCATTCTTGCTTTGATCGGGGTCGGCTGCTCGCTCGCCACATCGACGCTGCGAGTGGTGGCGGCCGGGGTCGCGGGGGCGGCGGCGGTGGCCGCTTTTGCCTTGCCGCTCAAGCTGCACATCGTGGTGGCCATCGCCGTCGCAGTGGCTTTTTGCTTGTTGATCGAGGCCCACGGCCCGCGCGCGCTGCGCCCGCAGCCGCCTATCCCACCCAACCCACCGAGCGCACCATGA
- a CDS encoding AzlD domain-containing protein: MSDFDWPTLLAIAALTVVTVITRSFFFISERDWKLPHWAERGLLYAPIAALAAVVAPEVLLLEGQLIDTWQDARLFATAAGVAWFFWRGGVLGTIVCGMAVFLPLRLGLGW; this comes from the coding sequence ATGAGCGATTTCGACTGGCCCACCCTGCTGGCCATCGCCGCCTTGACGGTGGTGACGGTGATCACGCGCAGCTTTTTCTTTATCAGCGAGCGCGACTGGAAGCTGCCGCACTGGGCCGAACGCGGCCTGCTCTACGCCCCGATCGCCGCCTTGGCGGCCGTGGTGGCGCCCGAAGTGCTGCTGCTGGAAGGCCAGTTGATCGACACCTGGCAAGATGCTCGGCTGTTTGCCACCGCCGCCGGGGTGGCTTGGTTTTTTTGGCGTGGCGGCGTGCTGGGCACCATCGTCTGCGGCATGGCGGTGTTCTTGCCGCTGCGCTTGGGGCTGGGCTGGTAA
- a CDS encoding ATP-binding protein has protein sequence MSLAAGPAPSAGGRRFGLWLALTTFAMALGLSVMMAAFVRQTQAIEDTARLQADSITAIAFQLEREFLRLRHQLHLSLVQPEQADWAQLQVRHEIFASRVGLLHDGATIAVLRQRPEFDTIAPKIKALLERADPLLADPERHQPALQQVLQTMEALGPEVQALSLAANSLMTHLMDDKLEQVRTQQRWINLLMAFQVLLLLLAAAASWGRHQRLQRERAQLEELNGALQQAKTAAEQANRAKSQFVANMSHELRTPLNGVLGMLDLLLDSPLPPAQREQLRTAQQSSAHLLSILNDLLDLSALDAGQIKLQPEPVDVTALVQQCHGSLRALGEGKNLQLPLSLGPDLPPCVLTDPKRVRQVVLNLLGNAIKFTPSGSVAVALDCRQQRGIAHWTLTVRDTGIGIDPLLHEQIFQRFAQADRSSTRPQGGNGLGLEISRTLAQLLGGDIALRSALGQGSVFSFTWEAPLCSDAASLQSCREQAAALAEQAATLAEQAQAIPCAPAPPPEGRGRRVLVAEDHPVNRKFLALLLERMGLQPTFAENGLQALDLAARHDFDWVLMDIHMPEMDGLACARAIRQLPGARGRVPIIAVTADVMNEAGEQALAAGMDAFLSKPLQRLALEQTLNRLSPSHVPMPTI, from the coding sequence ATGAGCCTTGCAGCCGGACCGGCCCCATCCGCCGGCGGCCGCCGTTTTGGTTTATGGCTGGCGCTCACCACCTTCGCCATGGCGCTGGGCTTGAGCGTCATGATGGCGGCTTTTGTGCGTCAGACGCAAGCGATCGAAGACACGGCGCGTCTGCAGGCCGACTCCATCACCGCCATTGCGTTTCAGCTCGAGCGCGAGTTTTTGCGGCTGCGCCACCAGCTCCACCTGAGCCTCGTGCAACCCGAGCAGGCCGACTGGGCGCAGCTGCAGGTGCGCCACGAGATTTTTGCCAGCCGCGTGGGCCTGCTGCACGATGGCGCCACGATCGCGGTGTTGCGCCAGCGCCCCGAGTTCGACACCATCGCACCCAAAATCAAAGCCTTGCTCGAGCGCGCCGACCCATTGCTGGCCGACCCCGAGCGCCACCAGCCGGCGTTGCAGCAGGTGTTGCAAACCATGGAGGCGCTGGGCCCCGAGGTGCAGGCGCTGAGCCTGGCGGCCAACAGCCTGATGACGCACCTGATGGACGACAAGCTCGAGCAGGTGCGCACGCAGCAGCGCTGGATCAACCTGCTGATGGCCTTTCAGGTGCTGCTGCTGCTGCTGGCCGCCGCCGCCTCGTGGGGGCGGCACCAGCGCTTGCAGCGCGAGCGCGCGCAGCTCGAGGAGCTCAACGGCGCGCTGCAGCAGGCCAAGACCGCAGCCGAGCAGGCCAACCGCGCCAAAAGCCAGTTTGTGGCCAATATGAGCCACGAATTGCGCACACCGCTCAATGGCGTGCTGGGCATGCTCGATTTGTTGCTCGACAGCCCGCTGCCGCCGGCGCAGCGCGAGCAGTTGCGCACGGCGCAGCAGTCGTCGGCGCATCTGTTGTCGATCTTGAACGATCTGCTGGACCTGTCGGCGCTCGATGCGGGGCAGATCAAGCTGCAGCCGGAGCCGGTCGATGTAACCGCTCTGGTGCAGCAGTGCCACGGCTCGCTGCGCGCCCTCGGCGAGGGCAAAAACCTGCAGCTGCCGCTGAGCCTAGGGCCCGATCTGCCGCCTTGCGTGCTGACCGACCCCAAGCGCGTGCGCCAAGTGGTGCTCAACCTGCTGGGCAACGCCATCAAGTTCACACCCAGCGGCAGCGTGGCCGTGGCGCTCGATTGCCGGCAGCAAAGGGGTATCGCGCATTGGACGCTGACGGTGCGCGACACCGGGATCGGCATCGACCCATTGCTGCATGAGCAGATTTTTCAGCGCTTTGCCCAAGCCGACCGCAGCAGCACCCGGCCCCAAGGCGGCAATGGGTTGGGGCTGGAGATTTCGCGCACGCTGGCGCAGTTGCTCGGGGGCGACATCGCGCTGCGCAGCGCGCTGGGGCAGGGCTCGGTGTTCAGCTTCACTTGGGAGGCACCCCTGTGCAGCGACGCGGCAAGCCTGCAGTCGTGTCGGGAGCAAGCGGCGGCCCTAGCAGAGCAAGCAGCGACCCTAGCAGAGCAAGCGCAGGCAATCCCCTGCGCGCCTGCGCCACCTCCTGAGGGCAGGGGCCGGCGCGTGCTGGTGGCCGAAGACCACCCGGTGAATCGCAAGTTTCTGGCCCTATTGCTCGAGCGCATGGGCTTGCAGCCGACCTTTGCCGAAAACGGGCTGCAGGCGCTCGATCTGGCAGCGCGCCACGATTTCGATTGGGTGCTGATGGACATCCACATGCCCGAGATGGACGGGCTGGCTTGCGCCCGGGCGATTCGCCAGTTGCCCGGCGCGCGCGGCCGCGTGCCGATCATTGCCGTCACCGCCGACGTCATGAACGAGGCCGGTGAGCAGGCGCTGGCAGCGGGCATGGACGCCTTCTTGAGCAAACCGCTGCAGCGCTTGGCGCTGGAGCAGACCCTGAACCGCCTGAGCCCCAGCCACGTGCCGATGCCGACGATCTGA